In Maridesulfovibrio sp., a single genomic region encodes these proteins:
- a CDS encoding ATP-binding protein — MTRQEAQGEDCVVSQFSLKSDISELKVLAERIECFGEENSISPKTVFELNLVLDELFTNLVNYGCHRESHSFDITILLSGGILRIYIEDDGKQFNPLRMAEPEISCDCMERKIGGLGIHFMRKMMDEVEYAWENGKNKLKLTKNIQ; from the coding sequence GTGACTAGACAGGAAGCGCAGGGCGAAGACTGTGTCGTATCTCAATTTTCGCTGAAATCGGATATTTCCGAATTGAAAGTGCTTGCCGAAAGAATTGAATGCTTCGGCGAGGAGAACAGTATCTCCCCCAAAACGGTGTTTGAGCTCAATCTTGTGCTGGACGAACTTTTCACCAATCTTGTGAATTACGGCTGCCACCGGGAGTCCCACAGTTTCGATATAACGATTCTGTTGTCCGGAGGAATACTGCGTATATACATTGAGGATGACGGAAAGCAGTTCAACCCGCTCAGGATGGCGGAACCGGAAATCTCATGCGACTGCATGGAACGCAAAATAGGCGGGCTGGGGATTCATTTCATGCGTAAGATGATGGATGAAGTTGAATATGCATGGGAAAACGGAAAGAACAAATTGAAGTTGACCAAAAATATTCAATAG
- a CDS encoding mechanosensitive ion channel domain-containing protein has product MSKIMFKLIACVLTVSALLTFTPAAKAETTTETWMNMVQSLAEDIDEQQKLVEDLSRYAPEMIRHFDARMLTAQNRLDQLKVLRGLAKRTPWSYRTVLMQLDDVRAYVLRAKTELLIEKNRLKKIKKDFDVLSGIHFKSRLTDDRLKLLLEKTKEKYIEVRENAAELKKNLDSALARSDELLANTESNREATSGYYAQSLRDYYFEPGLSLLSSTSWPDIKYSFDDWKHNYAKFYHPLIVWVHWGDFLTYLAIITIGLWLFLRQGVKRLLRRPAFGDHGLSCYNFGLIMISLGIGMYIARSVTLFTSNQITGLLWSEAITLGIITCARNFLWAREKTKPTPLIYSPMFTLWCLMTAGDFMHIMTLPMDCIGVVWFFLSLAGFAFMQINRHKFRLGITRSTSKANRTVLAAGCLISLFGFGTQAMILTQLWFMLLITLQICSALKMIMVTDRIPEAIPAVPASEEEQEKPDEEQLLKQEESRQQARRYNQMVQLFYPLSVSIIIFLFLCWTTAYMGGIPFAHFVFRHMDVNIAGADISLKSLFYIMILFFSSRLVLFWLKSFVTNTSIGGRKIESSLAHTFSTIGSYIVWVVFLLSSFFLMGIPMSALTWIASGLSIGIGFGLKDIVSNFVSGLIILFGGSIKKGDTLQYKKMIGKVVDVSIRNTTIKTLDNSMIIIPNSSFLKGEIINLNYQDTRIRVTLPLTLVPGSKIKKATKIIMKVVRKHPRVLSEPEPEVFFKRFGTFGLDFEIYFWVNCFEDQYRTESEIMNELDEKFQGKKIKVAFRTIKTKYKPLGDEAAQIAAQREALKEKRRLYGKCFRSAALRKHRTLNKIELDTPE; this is encoded by the coding sequence ATGAGCAAAATCATGTTCAAATTAATTGCATGCGTACTGACCGTTTCGGCATTACTTACTTTTACTCCTGCGGCAAAGGCCGAAACGACCACTGAAACATGGATGAACATGGTCCAAAGCCTTGCAGAAGACATAGACGAACAGCAAAAGCTCGTTGAAGACCTCTCCCGATATGCGCCGGAAATGATCAGGCACTTCGATGCCAGAATGCTCACAGCACAGAACAGGCTCGACCAGCTCAAGGTCCTTCGGGGGCTGGCAAAGCGGACACCATGGTCCTACCGCACAGTCCTTATGCAGCTTGACGATGTACGTGCTTACGTGCTGCGAGCCAAAACGGAACTTTTGATCGAAAAAAACCGGCTGAAAAAAATCAAAAAGGATTTTGACGTACTTTCCGGAATTCATTTCAAAAGCAGACTTACCGACGACAGGTTGAAACTGCTGCTTGAAAAGACGAAAGAAAAATACATAGAGGTACGTGAAAACGCTGCGGAACTGAAAAAGAATCTGGATTCTGCTCTGGCCCGTTCCGATGAACTTCTTGCCAACACAGAATCAAACAGGGAAGCGACCTCTGGATACTACGCCCAGTCACTCCGGGACTACTATTTTGAGCCCGGACTCAGCCTGCTTTCATCCACATCCTGGCCGGATATCAAATACTCCTTTGACGACTGGAAACATAATTATGCCAAATTCTACCACCCCCTGATCGTATGGGTCCACTGGGGAGATTTTCTTACATACCTTGCCATCATAACCATCGGCCTGTGGCTGTTCCTGCGCCAAGGGGTAAAGCGCCTGCTCAGACGCCCTGCTTTCGGTGATCATGGCCTCTCCTGCTACAATTTCGGGCTGATCATGATCTCGCTTGGTATCGGCATGTACATCGCCCGCTCGGTGACCCTTTTTACCTCCAACCAGATAACCGGGCTGCTCTGGTCTGAAGCCATCACACTGGGGATCATAACCTGCGCCCGCAATTTTCTCTGGGCCAGAGAAAAAACAAAACCCACTCCGCTGATATACAGCCCCATGTTCACACTATGGTGTCTGATGACCGCCGGGGACTTCATGCACATAATGACCCTGCCCATGGACTGCATAGGGGTGGTATGGTTTTTCCTGAGCCTTGCCGGATTCGCATTCATGCAGATCAACCGGCATAAATTCAGACTCGGCATAACCAGATCCACATCCAAAGCCAACAGGACTGTCCTCGCCGCAGGATGCTTGATTTCTCTCTTCGGCTTCGGCACACAGGCGATGATTCTTACCCAGCTGTGGTTCATGCTGCTGATTACCCTGCAGATCTGCTCGGCGCTGAAAATGATCATGGTCACAGATCGGATTCCGGAAGCTATTCCAGCCGTGCCCGCTTCTGAAGAGGAGCAGGAAAAGCCGGATGAAGAACAACTGCTCAAACAGGAAGAATCGCGGCAGCAGGCCAGAAGGTACAACCAGATGGTCCAGTTGTTCTACCCTCTTTCCGTATCCATCATAATTTTCCTTTTCCTGTGCTGGACAACAGCCTACATGGGCGGGATTCCGTTTGCCCATTTCGTATTCAGGCATATGGATGTCAACATTGCCGGCGCAGACATATCCCTCAAGAGCCTGTTCTACATCATGATCCTGTTTTTCTCTTCCAGGCTGGTACTGTTCTGGCTCAAGAGTTTTGTTACCAACACCTCCATAGGCGGACGCAAGATAGAATCATCGCTGGCCCACACATTTTCAACCATCGGGTCCTATATTGTCTGGGTGGTCTTCCTGCTTTCATCTTTCTTCCTCATGGGCATCCCCATGTCGGCCCTCACCTGGATAGCCAGCGGCCTTTCCATCGGAATAGGTTTCGGACTCAAGGATATTGTAAGCAACTTCGTCAGCGGGCTGATCATACTTTTCGGCGGGTCCATCAAAAAGGGAGATACGCTGCAGTACAAAAAGATGATCGGTAAAGTCGTGGACGTATCCATCCGCAACACCACAATAAAGACACTGGACAACAGCATGATAATCATCCCCAATTCCAGTTTTCTCAAAGGGGAGATCATCAACCTGAACTATCAGGATACCCGCATCAGGGTAACTTTACCGCTCACTCTTGTTCCCGGATCGAAAATAAAGAAAGCCACCAAAATCATAATGAAGGTGGTACGGAAACACCCCAGAGTACTCTCAGAACCGGAACCGGAAGTTTTCTTCAAAAGATTCGGGACATTCGGACTTGATTTTGAAATTTATTTCTGGGTAAACTGCTTCGAAGATCAATACCGGACTGAATCCGAGATCATGAACGAACTGGACGAAAAATTCCAGGGAAAGAAAATTAAAGTCGCTTTCAGGACAATCAAGACCAAATACAAGCCACTTGGAGACGAAGCAGCGCAAATTGCAGCCCAACGCGAAGCCCTGAAGGAAAAACGCAGGCTTTACGGCAAGTGCTTCCGTTCGGCGGCACTGCGCAAGCACCGCACACTTAATAAAATAGAGTTGGATACACCGGAGTAG
- a CDS encoding APC family permease, whose protein sequence is MSGLFTSLAVMLSPTGLAAAGNGAGAGGVAFMAALAVAAFASFFTAAGMENLGSGKIRATPVDGFVFGFLDSARLFTITLLAASWLGMAGNTVSEIFAPWMPAQAAGFILLGLTVISCFIADENGADVFTFCLTIGVCAFIYVMVMSVQPADSGAGYPTTIPALFPTALPENLSTSGMAGWLQIIFLAAFAFAGFEMPTAFENKAARVIPAVLLALIAFILFCWSALLIVPAGELAESSTPYLLVAGSGLGELGKYLTGGAVVLATVAALLGFYMLAGKRLESILAEDYQMHATKGAAVVLAVAVGLLFGTEFEAETTYETMLAAGLCFWFGTYVLTDLLHMSGKMRTGRKISALITDIPGLLLHTGAAAFCIMSIELHALFYYALGGLAVAGIIFGLGTGICYRPAPEITDESEFDEYDQTLDSEETAPESEDESLNIVDYR, encoded by the coding sequence ATGAGCGGTCTTTTTACTTCACTGGCAGTCATGTTGTCCCCCACGGGGCTTGCCGCAGCGGGGAACGGAGCCGGAGCAGGCGGTGTTGCATTCATGGCCGCTCTGGCTGTTGCGGCTTTTGCTTCCTTCTTTACTGCCGCAGGGATGGAAAATCTGGGCAGCGGCAAAATCAGGGCCACACCTGTGGACGGATTCGTTTTCGGCTTTCTGGATTCAGCAAGGCTGTTCACCATTACCCTCCTGGCAGCCTCATGGCTGGGCATGGCCGGAAATACCGTGAGCGAAATCTTCGCACCATGGATGCCCGCTCAGGCTGCCGGATTCATTCTTCTCGGACTTACGGTAATAAGCTGTTTTATCGCTGACGAAAACGGCGCGGACGTGTTCACCTTCTGCCTGACCATTGGCGTGTGCGCCTTCATCTATGTCATGGTCATGTCTGTTCAGCCTGCGGATTCAGGAGCGGGCTACCCCACAACTATTCCGGCCCTTTTTCCGACAGCACTCCCGGAAAATCTTTCCACTTCAGGTATGGCCGGATGGCTGCAGATCATATTTCTGGCGGCGTTCGCTTTTGCCGGATTCGAGATGCCTACGGCTTTTGAAAACAAGGCAGCACGGGTCATCCCTGCGGTTCTGCTGGCACTGATTGCCTTTATCCTTTTCTGCTGGTCGGCACTGCTTATCGTACCTGCCGGGGAACTGGCCGAGAGCAGCACGCCGTATCTGCTGGTGGCTGGAAGCGGTCTTGGAGAACTGGGTAAATACCTAACCGGCGGAGCAGTCGTGCTGGCAACAGTGGCCGCACTGCTCGGTTTCTACATGCTGGCCGGAAAACGGCTGGAATCAATTCTGGCTGAAGACTATCAGATGCACGCCACCAAAGGTGCTGCTGTAGTCCTTGCTGTAGCTGTCGGCTTATTATTCGGCACAGAGTTTGAGGCGGAAACGACATACGAAACCATGCTTGCGGCAGGATTGTGTTTCTGGTTCGGAACCTATGTGCTTACGGACCTGCTTCACATGTCCGGAAAAATGCGCACGGGCAGGAAAATTTCCGCTTTGATCACGGATATTCCCGGATTGCTGCTCCATACCGGCGCAGCAGCCTTCTGCATCATGAGCATTGAACTTCACGCCCTTTTTTATTATGCGTTGGGCGGTCTGGCTGTAGCCGGGATTATTTTCGGGCTGGGAACCGGAATCTGTTACAGACCGGCACCGGAAATTACCGATGAATCAGAATTCGATGAATATGATCAGACGTTGGATTCAGAAGAAACCGCTCCGGAAAGTGAAGACGAATCTCTCAATATAGTAGATTACAGATAG
- a CDS encoding STAS domain-containing protein, producing MGLEVGEIKNDGIITFELKGRLDSNTSNDFEERLLGSIQNGESRIILDFEDLEYISSAGLRVLLKAARELKGGDGKLMLCELKDYIREVFDLSGFVSFLPIYSTRAECVAAL from the coding sequence ATGGGCCTGGAAGTTGGTGAAATAAAAAATGACGGAATAATTACATTCGAACTCAAAGGACGCCTTGATTCAAATACATCAAATGATTTTGAAGAAAGGCTGCTCGGCTCCATACAGAACGGGGAAAGCAGGATAATCCTTGATTTTGAAGATCTTGAATACATTTCCAGTGCAGGGCTGCGTGTTCTGCTCAAGGCGGCAAGAGAACTCAAGGGCGGAGACGGCAAGCTGATGCTCTGCGAACTCAAGGACTACATCAGGGAAGTATTCGACCTTTCCGGGTTCGTGTCTTTCCTGCCCATATACAGTACGCGGGCGGAATGTGTTGCCGCTCTCTAA
- the aroL gene encoding shikimate kinase AroL encodes MPNIFLIGPRACGKTTAGRALAQKMKREFYDSDILIVERAGCEIARYVEKNGWDAFRDLEAAVLADLAAGDDAVISCGGGIVLREENREVLMAGYTVYIKADEEVLAARLMVDPKHGQRPSLTGKPLTEEIREVLEARESLYVSCSSLVADGAAPVDDVCDQISTHFESFDRGDK; translated from the coding sequence GTGCCAAATATTTTTCTGATCGGCCCCAGGGCCTGCGGCAAAACCACTGCCGGACGAGCCCTGGCCCAAAAGATGAAACGGGAATTTTACGACAGCGATATTCTGATTGTGGAGCGGGCCGGTTGCGAAATTGCCCGGTATGTTGAAAAGAACGGATGGGACGCATTCAGGGATCTGGAAGCAGCCGTTCTTGCCGACCTTGCAGCCGGAGATGACGCTGTTATTTCCTGCGGCGGGGGAATAGTGCTGCGTGAAGAGAATCGGGAAGTGCTGATGGCGGGATATACGGTCTACATCAAGGCCGATGAAGAAGTTTTGGCAGCCCGCCTCATGGTCGATCCGAAACACGGCCAGCGGCCGTCGCTTACCGGCAAGCCTCTGACCGAAGAGATCAGGGAAGTCCTTGAGGCCAGAGAGTCTCTGTACGTCTCCTGTTCATCCCTTGTTGCCGACGGGGCGGCCCCGGTTGACGATGTTTGCGATCAGATAAGCACGCACTTTGAGTCATTTGACAGAGGAGATAAGTAG
- a CDS encoding ABC transporter ATP-binding protein/permease, translating to MITKRPLTYWVKNSNLKLQLILLVVIFFTVGVRLVPLEMQKKIINQAISMRKVDLLFMYCGFYIASVVSASLLKYLITVLQTYIGQESLAAMRKELYAHILTLPLGYFRKANPGMVVSSLVTELAPAGEYVGQSVAVPVTNLLTLIAFAGYMFFLNPIMAGISIALYPFVLYLVPKLQRKSNKANKKRVDTTRNLSSLINETISGIHEIHGNGSYRIENRKYGNFVDRLFKIRITWILYKQGIKVLNNFFQALGPFLLFIVGGYLAIQGRFDLGALVAFLSAYEKIYDPWKELMDFYQVHNDASVRYDRVMEYFDCKPEFELEPEGREPVVLKGDIEVQNLGFTVSGNVRLLKQINMHLKPGEQMALVGFSGSGKSTLAQCVSQLYKYTGGSVKIDGYEVDNLTKADMVHNVGIVAQSPFIFAGSIKDNLLYSCAAVLEGDPEAESRMPTRDNMIEAIQQAGIFVDVLRFGLNSLLDPDKEAELSERLVRVRKNFHSDFGDRLAEHVEFYREGEYLEYSNVAGNITFGHANDGSFAGRELVSNEYFLNFLREAQLETPLLSLGRELARQTVDILGNLPPDEVFFEQSPIPSEEFEEYKQIVSRSENKTLQELDGRDRQMILLLALGFVPGKHKIVALPAVLRGLILDGRKMFNSKVSEECPEKFSFFQMSEFIPSQTILDNILFGKPKTDHPKVQDTINQSMIQLLIEEDLLETVVELGMEFEVGTKGDKLSGGQRQKLAIARTFLKNPPIMIMDEATSALDNRSQNRIQGLLETKWKGKSTLISVIHRLDTIKNYDKVAVMKAGKLMEVGPYEELMARKGLLYELVHGAH from the coding sequence ATGATCACCAAACGCCCTCTTACCTACTGGGTGAAGAACAGCAACCTTAAATTGCAGCTTATACTGCTGGTTGTCATTTTCTTCACTGTGGGAGTCCGGCTGGTCCCACTTGAAATGCAGAAGAAGATCATCAACCAGGCCATAAGCATGCGCAAGGTTGATCTGCTTTTCATGTATTGCGGATTTTACATTGCTTCGGTTGTTTCGGCCAGTCTGCTGAAGTACCTCATAACAGTGCTGCAGACGTATATCGGCCAGGAATCGCTGGCTGCCATGCGCAAGGAATTGTACGCCCATATCCTTACCCTGCCGCTTGGCTACTTCCGCAAGGCCAACCCCGGGATGGTGGTTTCTTCACTTGTAACCGAGCTTGCTCCGGCAGGGGAGTACGTCGGGCAGTCCGTGGCCGTTCCGGTGACCAACCTGCTGACCCTGATCGCTTTTGCCGGATACATGTTTTTCCTGAATCCGATTATGGCCGGCATTTCCATCGCTCTGTATCCGTTTGTTCTCTATCTTGTCCCCAAGCTCCAGAGGAAATCCAACAAGGCCAACAAGAAAAGGGTGGACACCACCAGAAATCTCAGCAGCCTTATAAATGAAACCATTTCCGGTATCCATGAGATTCACGGGAACGGCTCCTACCGCATTGAAAATCGGAAATACGGCAACTTCGTTGACAGGCTTTTCAAAATAAGAATCACCTGGATTCTCTATAAACAGGGCATCAAGGTTCTGAACAATTTTTTTCAGGCTCTCGGACCTTTCCTTTTGTTCATTGTTGGTGGTTATCTTGCCATTCAGGGCCGTTTCGACCTCGGTGCCCTTGTCGCCTTCCTTTCGGCATATGAAAAAATTTACGATCCATGGAAGGAATTGATGGATTTTTACCAGGTACATAACGACGCCTCGGTGCGTTACGACCGGGTAATGGAATATTTTGATTGCAAACCGGAATTCGAGCTTGAGCCGGAAGGTCGCGAACCGGTTGTCCTCAAGGGGGATATTGAAGTACAGAATCTCGGTTTTACCGTTTCAGGTAATGTCCGGCTGCTCAAGCAGATAAATATGCATCTCAAACCCGGGGAACAGATGGCTCTGGTCGGTTTTTCCGGCAGTGGAAAGAGTACACTGGCTCAATGCGTATCGCAGTTGTACAAGTACACCGGAGGGTCCGTTAAGATCGACGGCTACGAAGTGGATAACCTGACCAAGGCCGACATGGTTCATAATGTCGGTATTGTGGCTCAGTCTCCCTTCATTTTTGCAGGCTCCATCAAGGATAACCTGCTCTACTCCTGTGCGGCCGTGCTTGAGGGAGACCCTGAAGCGGAATCCAGGATGCCGACCCGGGACAATATGATTGAAGCTATCCAGCAGGCCGGAATATTCGTTGATGTTCTACGGTTCGGCCTGAACAGCCTCCTTGATCCGGATAAGGAAGCCGAGCTTTCAGAGCGTCTGGTGCGTGTGCGTAAAAACTTCCATTCCGATTTCGGCGACAGGCTGGCCGAACACGTGGAATTCTACCGCGAGGGCGAATATCTGGAATATTCAAACGTTGCCGGCAACATAACCTTCGGGCATGCCAATGACGGTTCCTTTGCCGGGCGTGAACTTGTCAGCAATGAGTATTTTCTGAATTTTCTCAGAGAGGCGCAGCTTGAGACTCCGCTGCTGAGTCTGGGACGGGAGCTTGCAAGGCAGACTGTCGATATTCTGGGCAATCTTCCCCCGGACGAGGTTTTTTTCGAGCAGAGCCCCATTCCGTCGGAAGAGTTTGAGGAATACAAACAGATTGTTTCGCGCAGTGAAAACAAGACTCTTCAGGAACTTGATGGGCGTGATCGGCAGATGATTCTGCTTCTGGCGCTGGGATTTGTTCCGGGAAAACACAAAATCGTGGCTCTCCCTGCCGTGCTCAGGGGACTCATTCTCGATGGGCGCAAGATGTTCAATTCCAAGGTCAGCGAGGAATGTCCCGAGAAGTTCAGCTTTTTCCAGATGAGCGAGTTCATCCCCTCGCAGACCATTCTGGATAACATCCTTTTCGGAAAGCCCAAGACCGATCACCCCAAGGTTCAGGACACCATCAACCAGTCCATGATCCAGTTGCTGATCGAAGAAGACCTGCTTGAAACCGTGGTGGAACTCGGCATGGAGTTCGAGGTCGGCACAAAAGGGGACAAGCTTTCCGGCGGACAACGTCAGAAGCTGGCCATCGCCCGTACTTTCCTCAAGAATCCGCCCATCATGATTATGGACGAAGCCACTTCCGCTCTGGACAACAGGTCCCAGAACCGTATTCAGGGACTCCTTGAAACGAAATGGAAAGGCAAATCCACCCTTATCTCTGTCATCCACAGGCTTGATACGATCAAGAATTATGACAAGGTGGCGGTGATGAAGGCCGGTAAGCTTATGGAAGTCGGTCCGTATGAAGAACTTATGGCCAGGAAAGGCCTCCTTTATGAACTTGTACACGGAGCACATTAG
- a CDS encoding cyclic nucleotide-binding domain-containing protein, which produces MAAETSEYQENLEIMREIPYFSGLELEAQKLIAYLCVREKFPAGDDVFVSGDVDRSAYYIISGEMEAYLDIRNTRVQSFKAGDFVGALSLIGDSKRLFTLKTISDCVCIRLTSDKFKKAQEQYPEISRKFLKATVDMISNWEERFIANFNSGCSGCSTGIGLTLI; this is translated from the coding sequence ATGGCAGCAGAAACGAGTGAATATCAGGAAAATTTGGAGATAATGAGGGAAATACCCTATTTTTCAGGTTTGGAACTTGAAGCCCAGAAACTGATCGCTTATCTTTGTGTCCGTGAGAAGTTTCCGGCCGGGGATGATGTCTTTGTCAGCGGAGATGTGGACCGTTCGGCCTACTACATCATAAGCGGGGAAATGGAAGCATATCTGGATATCCGCAACACAAGGGTGCAGTCTTTCAAGGCCGGTGATTTTGTGGGGGCGCTTTCCCTCATAGGCGATTCCAAACGTCTTTTCACCCTTAAAACCATATCGGACTGCGTCTGCATAAGGCTGACCAGCGACAAATTCAAAAAAGCCCAGGAACAGTATCCCGAGATCAGCCGCAAGTTTCTCAAGGCCACGGTGGATATGATCAGTAACTGGGAAGAGCGATTCATAGCCAATTTTAACAGCGGATGCTCCGGATGCAGTACGGGGATAGGGCTCACACTCATCTAG
- the aroC gene encoding chorismate synthase: MSGNTFGSIFRVTTYGESHGPGLGGVIDGCPAGIELDEEIIQLELDRRKPGNGIAGTARKEADRVKLLSGVFEGRTTGTPIGFHIENTNQRSRDYSEIMNVYRPGHADLTFDAKYGFRDYRGGGRASGRETVSRVAAGAVAQEFLRKLGIECQAYTARIGGIGGAVICPERAHELPFFSADPEVVIEWEERIKEVRSQGDTLGGVVEVRVRNVPAGLGEPVFDKLDARLSYALMSVGAVKGVEIGSGFMAADSLGSENNDFMDDSGFLSNNAGGVLGGISSGQDIIARAYVKPIPSISKPQRTVDREGNATEIRVGGRHDICAIPRIVPVLKAMVMLTVADFVLLQRRMG, from the coding sequence ATGAGCGGTAATACATTCGGGAGCATTTTCAGAGTTACAACCTATGGCGAATCGCACGGCCCCGGTCTGGGCGGAGTCATTGACGGCTGTCCTGCAGGTATAGAGCTTGACGAGGAAATCATCCAGCTGGAACTCGACAGGCGTAAGCCCGGAAACGGTATTGCCGGCACAGCCCGCAAGGAGGCCGACCGGGTTAAGCTGCTTTCCGGGGTGTTTGAAGGCAGGACCACGGGGACTCCGATCGGTTTTCATATAGAGAATACCAACCAGCGTTCCAGAGATTATTCCGAAATAATGAACGTCTATCGGCCCGGTCATGCAGACCTTACTTTTGACGCCAAATACGGGTTCAGGGATTATCGCGGCGGGGGCCGCGCATCCGGAAGGGAAACCGTCTCCCGTGTGGCGGCCGGTGCGGTCGCGCAGGAATTTCTGCGCAAGCTGGGCATTGAATGTCAGGCCTATACCGCTAGAATCGGCGGGATCGGAGGAGCGGTGATCTGCCCCGAAAGAGCGCATGAACTGCCGTTTTTTTCAGCCGACCCGGAGGTCGTGATTGAATGGGAAGAGCGTATAAAGGAAGTTCGTTCGCAGGGAGATACTCTCGGCGGAGTTGTGGAGGTCCGTGTCCGCAACGTTCCTGCCGGACTGGGGGAACCTGTTTTTGATAAGCTGGACGCCCGCCTTTCGTATGCTCTCATGTCTGTGGGAGCGGTCAAGGGGGTTGAAATAGGCTCCGGATTCATGGCTGCGGATTCCCTCGGCAGCGAGAACAATGATTTCATGGATGATAGTGGTTTTCTGTCCAACAATGCCGGCGGTGTTCTGGGGGGAATTTCCAGTGGACAGGATATTATTGCCCGTGCCTATGTCAAACCGATCCCGTCCATCAGCAAACCTCAGCGTACTGTAGACAGGGAAGGCAATGCCACGGAGATAAGAGTGGGGGGCAGGCATGACATCTGTGCCATTCCGCGTATTGTTCCGGTGCTTAAGGCAATGGTCATGCTGACTGTGGCTGATTTTGTCCTGCTGCAACGCAGAATGGGGTAG